In Cydia pomonella isolate Wapato2018A chromosome 1, ilCydPomo1, whole genome shotgun sequence, one genomic interval encodes:
- the LOC133520700 gene encoding uncharacterized protein LOC133520700 isoform X2, which translates to MTELFHDSLLSKATDDIGKRDKNEIINIRKETDSAVLNDIRTNSNCKPQPQCRYKDNDYVGNLEKEFALYKVEEPTLWFYVHVHLFEKLSTLKGNTLWNDISKGVPLSVSSMSPEWSSADMNVQYKPVDRVAREDYFLSKSSLSLLVPLLEESVNVTSNNMDSLDDANYLLVPTEDVLDVDETDKSSASLENVSSNGKKEILRKVIVRVARALNNDMADKLSVVNQASEKFLTMRHRGTRYAQVDLEARADDNQLVHESAPGRIAIIVADNTRGSRSTLTVQVTNTGLFVARFRAQIRDCDSDLIILSEKQEEGMTSEAVTLAPRHTRRLQLRLQPFPPGENAELQHCTVYLLNEDGESVAVRDAVIKKGDHCYCVWHCDCICYGDNPRLACREMSAARQDAAGLPARRGARFARACHYADVTTINIAVVIIGVIGMLLFLGVLKGLLGLVWPRAGVWGLDWILEEPKPIDRYREHCLRTRQVVYDTKGWPVHPDTRKRTVRVVSLPVEFMLNVVFFMVTPGLVAVDTLKHLTKGKSCHASVAVGKNNAKLPKRSKETLSRRHESQLFPLVQHEHQRPKLGPGLASESNSDQEDTAFVLMRMKESSESLARNQVNLDTNNSPIDATSHVTTTQPSPAAKKNFNQS; encoded by the exons GCAACCGATGATATTGGAAAACGTGACAAAAACGAAATCATCAACATAAGAAAGGAAACGGACAGTGCTGTTTTAAATGACATTAGGACGAACTCGAACTGTAAACCTCAACCGCAATGCAGATATAAAGATAATGATTATGTTGGTAATTTAGAGAAAGAATTTGCTTTGTATAAAGTAGAAGAACCTACCTTATGGTTTTACGTTCATGTTCATCTGTTCGAGAAATTAAGTACCCTTAAAGGAAACACTCTCTGGAACGACATTTCAAAAGGCGTGCCACTCAG TGTTAGTTCGATGTCACCGGAGTGGAGCAGCGCAGACATGAACGTGCAGTACAAGCCAGTCGACCGTGTAGCGAGAGAAGATTATTTTTTATCGAAGAGTAGTTTAAGTTTATTAGTGCCTCTATTAGAAGAGAGTGTGAATGTGACATCAAACAACATGGATTCACTTG ATGACGCCAATTATTTACTGGTGCCAACAGAAGATGTTTTAGATGTGGATGAGACTGATAAATCATCAGCGTCTCTTGAGAATGTTTCTTCTAATGGTAAAAAAGAG atccTACGAAAAGTAATTGTGCGTGTTGCAAGAGCATTAAACAATGACATGGCAGATAAATTAAGTGTTGTAAATCAAGCATCGGAGAAGTTCCTAACAATGCGGCATCGGGGCACACGCTATGCTCAAGTTGATTTAGAAGCACGAGCAGATGATAATCAGCTAGTTCACGAAAG tGCACCCGGCCGAATTGCAATTATTGTTGCTGATAATACTAGAGGCAGTCGATCGACGTTGACGGTGCAAGTAACAAACACGGGTCTCTTCGTGGCGCGATTTAG AGCACAAATACGAGATTGTGATTCGGACCTGATAATACTCTCAGAAAAGCAGGAAGAGGGCATGACCTCTGAGGCAGTGACTTTGGCGCCGCGGCACACGCGGCGCCTGCAGTTGCGTCTGCAACCGTTCCCTCCCGGCGAGAATGCTGAACTCCAGCACTGCACTG TTTACCTCCTAAATGAGGACGGCGAGTCGGTCGCAGTTCGGGACGCGGTTATTAAGAAAGGCGATCACTGCTACTGCGTGTGGCATTGCGACTGCATCTGTTACG GCGACAACCCCCGGCTGGCGTGTCGGGAGATGTCTGCGGCAAGGCAAGACGCCGCGGGCTTGCCGGCGCGGCGTGGCGCCCGCTTCGCTCGCGCCTGCCACTATGCTGATGTGACCACGATTAATATTGCGGTCGTTATTATTGGTGTTATTGGGATGTTACTCTTTCTTG GCGTGTTGAAAGGTCTGTTGGGGCTGGTATGGCCGCGAGCCGGCGTGTGGGGACTGGACTGGATCCTCGAGGAGCCGAAACCTATCGACCGCTATCGCGAGCACTGTTTACGCACCCGCCAGGTGGTATACGATACCAAGGGCTGGCCGGTGCATCCGGACACTCGCAAGAGGACAGTCAGAGTGGTCAGCTT acCGGTGGAGTTTATGTtgaatgttgtattttttatggTAACTCCTGGGTTGGTAGCAGTAGACACATTGAAGCATTTAACGAAAGGCAAGTCATGCCACGCATCTGTAGCCGTTGGCAAAAACAATGCAAAACTGCCCAAACGTTCGAAGGAAACATTAAGCCGTCGTCACGAATCACAG TTATTTCCTCTAGTGCAACACGAACACCAGCGGCCTAAGTTAGGCCCTGGCCTTGCATCGGAGAGTAATTCTGACCAAGAAGACACGGCCTTCGTTCTCATGCGCATGAAAGAGAGCTCGGAGTCACTTGCT AGAAACCAAGTCAACCTCGACACTAATAACTCGCCTATTGACGCTACAAGCCACGTGACAACCACGCAGCCATCTCCAGCTGCCAAGAAAAATTTTAATCAGTCTTAG
- the LOC133520700 gene encoding uncharacterized protein LOC133520700 isoform X3, with protein sequence MIPCCQSVSSMSPEWSSADMNVQYKPVDRVAREDYFLSKSSLSLLVPLLEESVNVTSNNMDSLDDANYLLVPTEDVLDVDETDKSSASLENVSSNGKKEILRKVIVRVARALNNDMADKLSVVNQASEKFLTMRHRGTRYAQVDLEARADDNQLVHESAPGRIAIIVADNTRGSRSTLTVQVTNTGLFVARFRAQIRDCDSDLIILSEKQEEGMTSEAVTLAPRHTRRLQLRLQPFPPGENAELQHCTVYLLNEDGESVAVRDAVIKKGDHCYCVWHCDCICYGDNPRLACREMSAARQDAAGLPARRGARFARACHYADVTTINIAVVIIGVIGMLLFLGVLKGLLGLVWPRAGVWGLDWILEEPKPIDRYREHCLRTRQVVYDTKGWPVHPDTRKRTVRVVSLPVEFMLNVVFFMVTPGLVAVDTLKHLTKGKSCHASVAVGKNNAKLPKRSKETLSRRHESQLFPLVQHEHQRPKLGPGLASESNSDQEDTAFVLMRMKESSESLARNQVNLDTNNSPIDATSHVTTTQPSPAAKKNFNQS encoded by the exons TGTTAGTTCGATGTCACCGGAGTGGAGCAGCGCAGACATGAACGTGCAGTACAAGCCAGTCGACCGTGTAGCGAGAGAAGATTATTTTTTATCGAAGAGTAGTTTAAGTTTATTAGTGCCTCTATTAGAAGAGAGTGTGAATGTGACATCAAACAACATGGATTCACTTG ATGACGCCAATTATTTACTGGTGCCAACAGAAGATGTTTTAGATGTGGATGAGACTGATAAATCATCAGCGTCTCTTGAGAATGTTTCTTCTAATGGTAAAAAAGAG atccTACGAAAAGTAATTGTGCGTGTTGCAAGAGCATTAAACAATGACATGGCAGATAAATTAAGTGTTGTAAATCAAGCATCGGAGAAGTTCCTAACAATGCGGCATCGGGGCACACGCTATGCTCAAGTTGATTTAGAAGCACGAGCAGATGATAATCAGCTAGTTCACGAAAG tGCACCCGGCCGAATTGCAATTATTGTTGCTGATAATACTAGAGGCAGTCGATCGACGTTGACGGTGCAAGTAACAAACACGGGTCTCTTCGTGGCGCGATTTAG AGCACAAATACGAGATTGTGATTCGGACCTGATAATACTCTCAGAAAAGCAGGAAGAGGGCATGACCTCTGAGGCAGTGACTTTGGCGCCGCGGCACACGCGGCGCCTGCAGTTGCGTCTGCAACCGTTCCCTCCCGGCGAGAATGCTGAACTCCAGCACTGCACTG TTTACCTCCTAAATGAGGACGGCGAGTCGGTCGCAGTTCGGGACGCGGTTATTAAGAAAGGCGATCACTGCTACTGCGTGTGGCATTGCGACTGCATCTGTTACG GCGACAACCCCCGGCTGGCGTGTCGGGAGATGTCTGCGGCAAGGCAAGACGCCGCGGGCTTGCCGGCGCGGCGTGGCGCCCGCTTCGCTCGCGCCTGCCACTATGCTGATGTGACCACGATTAATATTGCGGTCGTTATTATTGGTGTTATTGGGATGTTACTCTTTCTTG GCGTGTTGAAAGGTCTGTTGGGGCTGGTATGGCCGCGAGCCGGCGTGTGGGGACTGGACTGGATCCTCGAGGAGCCGAAACCTATCGACCGCTATCGCGAGCACTGTTTACGCACCCGCCAGGTGGTATACGATACCAAGGGCTGGCCGGTGCATCCGGACACTCGCAAGAGGACAGTCAGAGTGGTCAGCTT acCGGTGGAGTTTATGTtgaatgttgtattttttatggTAACTCCTGGGTTGGTAGCAGTAGACACATTGAAGCATTTAACGAAAGGCAAGTCATGCCACGCATCTGTAGCCGTTGGCAAAAACAATGCAAAACTGCCCAAACGTTCGAAGGAAACATTAAGCCGTCGTCACGAATCACAG TTATTTCCTCTAGTGCAACACGAACACCAGCGGCCTAAGTTAGGCCCTGGCCTTGCATCGGAGAGTAATTCTGACCAAGAAGACACGGCCTTCGTTCTCATGCGCATGAAAGAGAGCTCGGAGTCACTTGCT AGAAACCAAGTCAACCTCGACACTAATAACTCGCCTATTGACGCTACAAGCCACGTGACAACCACGCAGCCATCTCCAGCTGCCAAGAAAAATTTTAATCAGTCTTAG
- the LOC133520700 gene encoding uncharacterized protein LOC133520700 isoform X1, translated as MSHESLISIILTFIFIFHDICEATDDIGKRDKNEIINIRKETDSAVLNDIRTNSNCKPQPQCRYKDNDYVGNLEKEFALYKVEEPTLWFYVHVHLFEKLSTLKGNTLWNDISKGVPLSVSSMSPEWSSADMNVQYKPVDRVAREDYFLSKSSLSLLVPLLEESVNVTSNNMDSLDDANYLLVPTEDVLDVDETDKSSASLENVSSNGKKEILRKVIVRVARALNNDMADKLSVVNQASEKFLTMRHRGTRYAQVDLEARADDNQLVHESAPGRIAIIVADNTRGSRSTLTVQVTNTGLFVARFRAQIRDCDSDLIILSEKQEEGMTSEAVTLAPRHTRRLQLRLQPFPPGENAELQHCTVYLLNEDGESVAVRDAVIKKGDHCYCVWHCDCICYGDNPRLACREMSAARQDAAGLPARRGARFARACHYADVTTINIAVVIIGVIGMLLFLGVLKGLLGLVWPRAGVWGLDWILEEPKPIDRYREHCLRTRQVVYDTKGWPVHPDTRKRTVRVVSLPVEFMLNVVFFMVTPGLVAVDTLKHLTKGKSCHASVAVGKNNAKLPKRSKETLSRRHESQLFPLVQHEHQRPKLGPGLASESNSDQEDTAFVLMRMKESSESLARNQVNLDTNNSPIDATSHVTTTQPSPAAKKNFNQS; from the exons atgtctcacgaaagtttaatttcgattattttaacttttatttttatatttcatgaTATTTGTGAGGCAACCGATGATATTGGAAAACGTGACAAAAACGAAATCATCAACATAAGAAAGGAAACGGACAGTGCTGTTTTAAATGACATTAGGACGAACTCGAACTGTAAACCTCAACCGCAATGCAGATATAAAGATAATGATTATGTTGGTAATTTAGAGAAAGAATTTGCTTTGTATAAAGTAGAAGAACCTACCTTATGGTTTTACGTTCATGTTCATCTGTTCGAGAAATTAAGTACCCTTAAAGGAAACACTCTCTGGAACGACATTTCAAAAGGCGTGCCACTCAG TGTTAGTTCGATGTCACCGGAGTGGAGCAGCGCAGACATGAACGTGCAGTACAAGCCAGTCGACCGTGTAGCGAGAGAAGATTATTTTTTATCGAAGAGTAGTTTAAGTTTATTAGTGCCTCTATTAGAAGAGAGTGTGAATGTGACATCAAACAACATGGATTCACTTG ATGACGCCAATTATTTACTGGTGCCAACAGAAGATGTTTTAGATGTGGATGAGACTGATAAATCATCAGCGTCTCTTGAGAATGTTTCTTCTAATGGTAAAAAAGAG atccTACGAAAAGTAATTGTGCGTGTTGCAAGAGCATTAAACAATGACATGGCAGATAAATTAAGTGTTGTAAATCAAGCATCGGAGAAGTTCCTAACAATGCGGCATCGGGGCACACGCTATGCTCAAGTTGATTTAGAAGCACGAGCAGATGATAATCAGCTAGTTCACGAAAG tGCACCCGGCCGAATTGCAATTATTGTTGCTGATAATACTAGAGGCAGTCGATCGACGTTGACGGTGCAAGTAACAAACACGGGTCTCTTCGTGGCGCGATTTAG AGCACAAATACGAGATTGTGATTCGGACCTGATAATACTCTCAGAAAAGCAGGAAGAGGGCATGACCTCTGAGGCAGTGACTTTGGCGCCGCGGCACACGCGGCGCCTGCAGTTGCGTCTGCAACCGTTCCCTCCCGGCGAGAATGCTGAACTCCAGCACTGCACTG TTTACCTCCTAAATGAGGACGGCGAGTCGGTCGCAGTTCGGGACGCGGTTATTAAGAAAGGCGATCACTGCTACTGCGTGTGGCATTGCGACTGCATCTGTTACG GCGACAACCCCCGGCTGGCGTGTCGGGAGATGTCTGCGGCAAGGCAAGACGCCGCGGGCTTGCCGGCGCGGCGTGGCGCCCGCTTCGCTCGCGCCTGCCACTATGCTGATGTGACCACGATTAATATTGCGGTCGTTATTATTGGTGTTATTGGGATGTTACTCTTTCTTG GCGTGTTGAAAGGTCTGTTGGGGCTGGTATGGCCGCGAGCCGGCGTGTGGGGACTGGACTGGATCCTCGAGGAGCCGAAACCTATCGACCGCTATCGCGAGCACTGTTTACGCACCCGCCAGGTGGTATACGATACCAAGGGCTGGCCGGTGCATCCGGACACTCGCAAGAGGACAGTCAGAGTGGTCAGCTT acCGGTGGAGTTTATGTtgaatgttgtattttttatggTAACTCCTGGGTTGGTAGCAGTAGACACATTGAAGCATTTAACGAAAGGCAAGTCATGCCACGCATCTGTAGCCGTTGGCAAAAACAATGCAAAACTGCCCAAACGTTCGAAGGAAACATTAAGCCGTCGTCACGAATCACAG TTATTTCCTCTAGTGCAACACGAACACCAGCGGCCTAAGTTAGGCCCTGGCCTTGCATCGGAGAGTAATTCTGACCAAGAAGACACGGCCTTCGTTCTCATGCGCATGAAAGAGAGCTCGGAGTCACTTGCT AGAAACCAAGTCAACCTCGACACTAATAACTCGCCTATTGACGCTACAAGCCACGTGACAACCACGCAGCCATCTCCAGCTGCCAAGAAAAATTTTAATCAGTCTTAG